In Thiohalomonas denitrificans, a genomic segment contains:
- a CDS encoding DUF6746 family protein, producing the protein MKQRQFYWIPILLWGLLGLGTSGIAYAEPIDHFKGEPANSLEQALENLAEYNQKLEATLSERELNATSLGNIHQYTYTLENALGKIHEELRQLADTLEEVHIASETNDTETVLTKSREYLSVSRQAIRH; encoded by the coding sequence ATGAAACAGCGCCAATTTTATTGGATACCCATACTGCTCTGGGGCCTTCTCGGCTTGGGCACGAGTGGCATCGCTTATGCCGAACCGATTGATCACTTCAAAGGGGAACCAGCCAACTCCCTCGAACAGGCGCTGGAGAACCTTGCCGAATACAATCAGAAACTGGAGGCGACGCTATCGGAACGGGAGCTGAACGCCACGTCGCTGGGGAACATCCACCAGTACACCTACACACTGGAAAACGCACTGGGGAAAATTCACGAGGAGCTCCGGCAACTCGCCGACACTCTCGAAGAGGTGCATATAGCATCGGAAACCAACGATACCGAAACCGTGCTGACCAAAAGCCGTGAGTACCTCTCTGTATCACGGCAGGCGATTCGTCATTAA
- a CDS encoding cytochrome b/b6 domain-containing protein: protein MTRRRVMVFSRFERFWHWAQMLLIMTLLFTGLAVHGVHHTITFETAAGLHSWSATALIVLWLLAIFWHFTTGAWRHYLPTTHGLWAVARFYAYGIFKGERHPYRKAFWRKHNPLQALAYLALKLVLFPAVWITGIGYLTYNLWAEPASNAGALGWVAAIHLLAAYAILAFVVVHVYLLTIGGSFWHHLRPMLDGYDEVELTEAEAAYLGERGKLP from the coding sequence ATGACCCGACGCCGTGTAATGGTCTTTAGCCGCTTCGAGCGCTTCTGGCACTGGGCGCAGATGCTGCTGATCATGACTCTGCTGTTCACCGGACTGGCCGTCCACGGCGTCCACCACACGATCACCTTCGAGACCGCGGCGGGTCTACACTCCTGGTCCGCCACCGCGCTCATCGTCTTGTGGCTGCTGGCCATCTTCTGGCATTTCACCACCGGTGCCTGGCGCCACTACCTGCCCACCACCCACGGTCTGTGGGCGGTGGCCCGCTTTTATGCCTACGGGATCTTCAAGGGCGAGCGTCACCCCTACCGCAAGGCGTTCTGGCGCAAACACAATCCGCTTCAGGCGCTCGCCTACCTGGCCCTGAAGCTGGTGCTCTTCCCCGCAGTCTGGATCACCGGGATCGGCTATCTCACCTATAACCTGTGGGCCGAGCCGGCCAGCAATGCCGGCGCCCTCGGCTGGGTGGCAGCAATTCATCTGCTCGCCGCCTACGCCATACTCGCCTTCGTGGTGGTGCACGTTTACCTGCTCACCATCGGTGGTTCCTTCTGGCACCACCTGCGACCCATGCTGGATGGCTATGACGAGGTGGAACTCACAGAAGCGGAGGCGGCCTATCTCGGCGAACGGGGCAAGCTGCCCTGA